In the genome of Spirochaetia bacterium, one region contains:
- a CDS encoding sugar ABC transporter ATP-binding protein gives MSSGKTLLELDEITKIYPGVTALDKVSIKVQEGEVRGLIGENGAGKSTLIKALAGAHAPTSGKIIFNGQSFSSLTPAKSMELGIACIYQELQQVPYMSVMENLFLGREIELQKGIINREKQLEVAVELLKEFNLHVDPRTELRKLGVGTRQMIEICKAVRTNAKLVIMDEPTAALSEKETSELFKIIGKLKQMGVTIIFISHRLAEIKSVCDSLTVLRDGCLVKDSIPISEVSIDQMVSMMVGHDIKQKYPKKTFTKGEPLLEVKGLTHKGVYHDVSFTAYAGELLGFAGLVGAGRTEVMRGVTGADLITSGEVFVRGQKVKIKNPKDSISAGIAFLTEDRKAQGLILLRSVEFNSTLVALPSYTKKGWLNVEKCRKDTEKAVKDMRIKVPKIDTLASSLSGGNQQKVVIAKWLLSHADIFIIDEPTRGIDVGAKIEVYNLINALLESGKAVIMVSSEMDECMGMADRIIVMHEGAITGKFARPEFTQEKIMYAASGLKAK, from the coding sequence GTGAGTAGTGGTAAGACATTGCTTGAACTTGATGAAATTACAAAAATTTATCCAGGTGTTACAGCGTTGGATAAGGTCAGTATCAAGGTTCAAGAAGGTGAAGTCCGAGGTCTCATCGGAGAAAATGGTGCAGGGAAATCTACTCTCATAAAAGCACTGGCAGGAGCGCATGCCCCGACTTCAGGAAAAATCATTTTTAATGGGCAGAGTTTTTCTTCCCTGACTCCGGCAAAATCAATGGAATTGGGTATTGCCTGTATTTATCAGGAATTGCAACAGGTTCCTTATATGTCAGTCATGGAAAATCTTTTTTTGGGAAGGGAAATTGAGCTACAGAAAGGTATTATCAATCGCGAAAAGCAATTGGAAGTAGCTGTTGAACTTCTTAAAGAATTTAATTTGCATGTAGATCCCCGTACTGAATTAAGAAAACTCGGAGTCGGAACCAGACAGATGATAGAGATTTGCAAAGCGGTACGAACCAATGCAAAATTGGTCATCATGGATGAACCGACAGCTGCTCTTTCTGAAAAAGAAACTTCCGAATTGTTTAAGATCATTGGTAAACTGAAACAGATGGGGGTTACTATTATCTTTATTTCCCATAGGTTGGCAGAGATAAAATCCGTTTGCGATAGTCTGACTGTCCTGCGGGATGGATGCCTTGTCAAGGATTCCATTCCTATTTCTGAAGTAAGTATTGACCAGATGGTTTCCATGATGGTTGGCCATGACATCAAACAGAAATATCCAAAGAAAACTTTTACAAAGGGAGAACCATTGTTGGAAGTCAAGGGGTTGACCCATAAGGGTGTATACCATGACGTCAGTTTTACGGCATATGCAGGTGAATTGCTTGGTTTTGCAGGGCTTGTCGGAGCTGGCAGAACAGAAGTAATGCGAGGCGTCACCGGAGCAGATCTGATTACATCCGGAGAAGTTTTTGTCAGAGGACAAAAAGTAAAGATTAAGAACCCAAAGGATTCTATATCGGCAGGGATTGCCTTTTTGACTGAAGACAGAAAAGCCCAAGGCTTGATTCTTCTCCGTTCTGTTGAGTTCAATTCGACGTTGGTTGCTTTGCCTAGCTATACAAAAAAAGGGTGGCTCAATGTTGAAAAATGTCGCAAGGATACGGAAAAAGCTGTCAAGGATATGAGAATCAAGGTTCCGAAGATAGATACGCTTGCCAGTTCCCTTTCCGGTGGTAACCAGCAAAAGGTCGTTATTGCAAAATGGCTTCTTTCACATGCAGATATTTTCATTATTGATGAACCTACCCGTGGCATTGATGTCGGAGCAAAAATTGAAGTTTACAACCTTATCAATGCATTGCTTGAAAGTGGTAAGGCTGTGATTATGGTCAGTTCTGAAATGGATGAATGCATGGGGATGGCGGACCGAATTATTGTTATGCATGAGGGAGCAATAACAGGTAAATTTGCTCGTCCTGAATTTACCCAAGAAAAAATCATGTATGCAGCATCAGGTTTGAAAGCAAAATAA
- a CDS encoding sugar ABC transporter substrate-binding protein, with the protein MKKVGMVLLSLALLVPSVAFAQGSEESATGSEGQKTLKVAVVLKTLSSEYWQRVASGCDDAAKELGVEVTKLGPPTEDAVVQQINMVEDSLANKPDALVFSPSQPTTAERVINKAMSNGVPVIIIDSPMPSDFTNYNCFIGTANYEAGKEGAEFMVKQMNGKIGSVVIIEGAPGNPTCTDRANGAEEVFKKAGFKIVSRQPGYSDKEKGFNVMQNVLQTTSNVDIVFCANDEMALGAQRACAQAKVPAKVVGFDGNKSAIQSILKDEMFATVAQKPEAMGKLGIEYAVKAIKGEKFDKTIDSGIEIITKENAQAALDKLQK; encoded by the coding sequence ATGAAAAAGGTAGGTATGGTTTTGTTGTCTTTGGCACTTTTGGTACCATCGGTGGCATTTGCCCAGGGCAGTGAAGAGTCTGCAACAGGTAGCGAAGGTCAGAAGACCCTGAAGGTCGCTGTCGTTCTGAAAACTCTGAGCAGTGAGTATTGGCAACGTGTAGCGTCCGGATGTGATGATGCAGCAAAGGAATTAGGCGTAGAGGTAACCAAGCTTGGTCCTCCGACTGAAGATGCTGTCGTCCAGCAGATCAACATGGTTGAAGATTCTTTGGCAAATAAGCCGGATGCATTGGTGTTTTCACCTTCACAGCCGACAACGGCCGAACGGGTTATAAACAAGGCCATGAGCAATGGTGTTCCGGTAATTATCATCGATTCCCCTATGCCCAGTGATTTCACAAACTATAACTGTTTCATTGGAACTGCAAACTATGAAGCAGGTAAGGAAGGTGCTGAATTCATGGTCAAGCAGATGAACGGTAAGATCGGTAGTGTTGTGATTATTGAAGGTGCTCCTGGCAATCCGACTTGTACTGATCGCGCTAATGGTGCTGAAGAAGTCTTCAAGAAAGCCGGCTTCAAGATTGTTTCTCGCCAGCCAGGATATTCTGACAAAGAAAAAGGCTTCAATGTCATGCAGAATGTCCTTCAGACTACCAGCAATGTTGATATTGTATTCTGTGCCAATGACGAAATGGCTCTTGGAGCCCAGAGAGCATGTGCACAGGCCAAGGTTCCTGCCAAGGTCGTCGGTTTTGATGGCAACAAATCTGCCATTCAGTCCATTCTCAAAGACGAAATGTTTGCAACAGTTGCTCAGAAACCGGAAGCAATGGGTAAACTTGGCATTGAATATGCCGTCAAGGCTATTAAAGGCGAAAAGTTTGACAAAACTATTGATTCTGGCATAGAAATCATTACCAAGGAAAATGCACAGGCAGCTTTGGACAAACTTCAGAAATAA
- a CDS encoding ABC transporter permease translates to MATEEKKATGGTSVIRKILKKGSNMGILMSLLLLCVVIAIATPRFLSLSNLSNVLSQASLIAIYSVGQFLAILTAGIDLSIGSCLALSIMIMGIVAVNLQANPFIAMLACLGMGTLFGFFNAVLLTKLRLPHPFISTIGTKMIGAGLALLVTGTLPINGFPKPVLFLGETSLGLLPVSVILVIVVYVIMYLFMNRTKTGRYIYAVGGNIEAARLSGINTGRVLMTVYSLSGFFAALAGIVLVGRVDSAYPLAGKDYDTDSIAAVIIGGSSFAGGVGEIQNTLIGVLIISVLRNGLNLLNVNANMQTVVIGGVIILAVYVDVLKHMSEKK, encoded by the coding sequence ATGGCAACGGAGGAAAAGAAGGCAACAGGGGGCACTTCTGTAATAAGGAAAATTCTGAAAAAGGGCAGTAATATGGGTATCTTGATGAGCCTTTTGCTGCTATGTGTCGTTATTGCAATTGCTACCCCGAGATTCTTATCACTTTCAAATTTGAGCAATGTACTGTCCCAGGCGTCCCTTATTGCAATTTATTCGGTTGGGCAGTTCCTGGCTATTCTTACAGCCGGCATCGATTTGTCCATTGGTTCCTGTTTGGCATTGTCAATCATGATTATGGGTATCGTTGCCGTCAACCTGCAGGCAAATCCCTTCATTGCTATGTTGGCTTGCTTGGGAATGGGTACTTTGTTTGGTTTTTTCAACGCAGTATTGCTGACCAAACTGAGATTGCCCCATCCTTTCATTTCAACTATCGGTACCAAGATGATAGGTGCAGGCTTGGCTCTTTTGGTTACGGGAACATTGCCTATAAATGGATTCCCGAAGCCTGTACTTTTCCTTGGTGAAACATCTCTGGGTTTGCTTCCTGTGTCTGTTATTCTCGTAATAGTAGTCTATGTAATTATGTATCTTTTTATGAATAGGACTAAAACTGGCAGGTATATATATGCTGTAGGTGGTAATATTGAAGCAGCGAGGCTCTCAGGTATCAATACTGGAAGAGTGCTTATGACCGTTTATTCATTGTCCGGTTTCTTTGCTGCACTTGCTGGTATCGTCTTGGTAGGCCGAGTTGATTCCGCTTATCCTCTTGCAGGCAAGGACTATGATACTGATTCAATTGCTGCAGTAATCATCGGAGGTTCTTCTTTCGCCGGAGGTGTCGGTGAAATCCAGAATACTTTGATTGGTGTGCTTATCATCTCTGTGCTTCGCAACGGTTTGAATTTGCTCAATGTCAATGCAAACATGCAGACCGTTGTCATCGGCGGCGTAATCATCCTGGCGGTATATGTCGATGTTCTCAAGCATATGAGCGAGAAAAAATAA
- a CDS encoding Gfo/Idh/MocA family oxidoreductase, with protein sequence MKKVKCGVIGLGRLGTRHATNLAANIPEAELVAVSDVSTAALDKFVSVFPKVKAYTNYKEMLADEEIEAVCIASSTSMHAICLRDAILAGKKIFCEKPLSLDLAEAKALQDLQQEKQAFVQLGFMRRFDAGYMTAKKTIESGKLGAPISILAIGRDPGCPPIEFAKHSGGLVFDMAIHDIDLCRWFFGCEAKEVYARGGVLLYPQLGEIGDIDHASISILFENDKIATLEVSRNASYGYDIRTEIVCEQGATFVGQLKQDPTVVLSPHAMSVNTLPGFLERFRDAYLNEMQIFVTDVLAGKKEARVGVADGVASMAIAKAINESLKKNQPVVL encoded by the coding sequence ATGAAAAAGGTTAAATGTGGCGTAATCGGTCTGGGAAGATTGGGGACTCGTCATGCAACGAATTTGGCAGCAAATATTCCAGAAGCTGAACTTGTTGCCGTATCTGATGTGTCGACGGCAGCCCTTGACAAGTTTGTATCAGTTTTTCCAAAAGTGAAGGCCTATACAAACTATAAGGAAATGCTCGCGGATGAGGAAATTGAAGCAGTCTGCATTGCTTCTTCAACCTCGATGCATGCTATCTGCCTGAGAGATGCAATACTTGCTGGTAAAAAGATTTTCTGTGAGAAACCTCTTTCTCTGGATTTGGCAGAAGCAAAAGCTTTGCAGGATCTTCAGCAGGAAAAGCAAGCTTTTGTCCAATTGGGGTTCATGAGAAGGTTTGATGCAGGTTATATGACTGCTAAAAAGACTATTGAAAGTGGAAAACTGGGAGCTCCTATTTCAATTTTGGCTATTGGCCGGGATCCCGGTTGTCCTCCGATTGAATTTGCAAAACATTCAGGAGGATTGGTATTTGATATGGCAATCCATGACATAGACCTTTGCCGTTGGTTTTTTGGTTGTGAAGCAAAAGAAGTCTATGCAAGAGGTGGGGTTCTCCTTTATCCACAATTGGGAGAAATCGGTGATATTGACCATGCTTCAATATCCATTTTGTTTGAGAATGATAAGATTGCAACTCTGGAAGTGAGCAGAAATGCAAGCTATGGTTATGATATACGGACTGAAATAGTCTGTGAGCAAGGGGCGACTTTTGTCGGACAGCTTAAGCAGGATCCAACAGTTGTCCTGTCCCCCCATGCTATGTCAGTCAATACACTCCCCGGTTTCCTTGAACGCTTCAGGGATGCTTATTTGAATGAAATGCAAATTTTTGTCACTGATGTGCTGGCTGGTAAGAAAGAGGCCAGAGTAGGAGTAGCTGATGGTGTTGCTTCCATGGCAATTGCAAAGGCTATAAATGAATCGTTGAAAAAAAATCAGCCGGTCGTGCTTTAG